From the genome of Desulfuromonas sp.:
TTTTGATGTCGGCGTTGATGACCGCGTGGCCGGCCACGCTCCTTTCCATTTCGATCTGTCTGTTTTCGATCTGTTCACCGCTGTGCGCAATGGGGCGACGCTTGTTCTGGTGCCGGAAAATCTTGGCCCGTTTCCGGCTCGCCTGACTCAATTTATCGAAACTTCGGGGATTACGATCTGGAATTCGGTGGCGTCGGTTGTTGCTCTGATGGCCGAGCGCGGCAACTTGGGCGATCGAAATTTCGATGCACTGCGTCTCGTGCTTTTCTCGGGGGACGTGCTGCCGGTGAAGCACCTGCGGCGGGTCCGGGAGATGATGCCAAAGACCGATGTCTACAACCTTTACGGGCAAACGGAAGCCAACTCGTCGACGTTTTATCAAGTTGGGGAGATCCCCGACGATGAGTGCTGGAAGATTCCCATCGGTCGCCCCTTCCCGAACTTCGAGGTGTTCGCCCTCAATGAGAAGGGAGAGGCTGTTCGCCGGCCCGGTGAAATCGGGGAGCTTCATGTTTGCAGCGCGACGGTGGCTCTCGTGTATTGGCGGGATACCGAGAAGACCGCGACCTCTTTCGTTGAAAATCCTCTTCGTCCTTGGCCGGGGAGGGTGTATCGCACCGGAGATCTGGTAACTTTTGACGAGGATGGCAACCTGCTCATCCTCGGGCGTCGGGATCGGCAGGTCAAGAGCCGTGGCTACCGGATCCAGATCGATGAGATCGATTTGGTTCTAAACAGTCACCCGGAAGTGCGGGAGGCGACCGTGGTGGATATCTCCGACGAGGTGCTCGGCTCCAGAATCCTTGCCTTTGTGCAGGCAGGCAACCTCTCCGGCCTGGATCTTCTTGATTTTTGCAGCCGTTCTTTGCCGCCCTATATGCTTCCGGAAACAATTCATTTCCTGGAAGAATTCCCCCGGACCGCGACCGGAAAAGTTGACCGCAACGTTCTTCGGACCATGAAGGTCGGCATGTAGAAGAAAAAGAAGAAATCTGGACCTTTTTCAAGAGGGTTCGATTTTAGAAAGGAGCAACAACATGGTGAGGTTGGGATTGATCAAGTATCACCAGTTTTGCGAGCATGCCAGGAAGGAGGGCTTTGGGGCCGCTTTGCGGTTCTCCTTTTACAAGTACGAGGAGGCGGTGCCGGTTGAGAAGAGCCTGGCGGAATTGAAGCCTTTGAAGAAGCCGCCAACCGATGGCCTGCAACTCCTGGACTTGGGACCGGAAGAGTTTTTCGAAAGTCCCATTTTCTACCCTCTGCGAAGCCGCCGTGAACGGGCCGCAAGTTATTTCCGCCGTGGTTACCGGACCGTTGCCATGATCCGTAATGGCAAGGTCGTCGGCGACCTGTGGTATGTAAGCCGAGATGCCGCCCGGACGCCCGAAATCCATCCTCACGTGAAGTGGTTCGGGATCGATCTTGGCCCGGACGAGGTCTACATGTTCGATATGCATGTTGTGGCCGATGAGAGGGGGGAAGGGTTAGCAACTTATTTTATGGGGAGCGTCCTTCACCATCTGCAAAAAAGAAATGTTCGCAAAGCTTACGGTTATTTTGCCGCTCACAATACCCCTGCTTTATGGGTGCATCGGCTAGTCGGGTTTCGGGAACTGTCGCGTTTCACCGTCCGGAGATTCTTTCTTTATGAGACGGCCAAGGCAAAAACCTGAACCTCGCGAAGGGGTTCTCCAGAAACAGCCAGGGAAAAGAACGCTGGACCTGCTTGTCACTTTGGCGGCGTTGTCTCTTCTTTTGCCGGTTATCGTAGTGGTCGCTTTCTTGGTGCGGGTGCGGCTCGGCTCTCCCTTTCTTTTTCGGCAGGTTCGCCCTGGGCTGTATGAAAAGCCGTTCAAGTTGCTCAAGTTCCGCACCATGTCAAATGCACGCGATGAGGACGGTCGTCTCCTGCCGGATGGGCAGCGGTTGACAGCATTCGGCCGATTCCTCCGGCGAAGCAGTCTGGACGAGTTGCCCGGGCTGTTCAATGTCCTGCGTGGCGACATGAGTTTGGTCGGTCCGCGCCCGTTGCTGACGAAATACCTGCCCTACTATTCGGGAAGGGAAAAGTCGCGGCATACGGTCCGCCCCGGTTTTACTGGGTGGGCACAGATTCATGGCCGCAACTTTTTGCCCTGGGATGAACGACTGGCTCTGGACGTCTGGTATGTCGAGAATTGGTCATTGCGATTGGATCTATATATTCTGGTCATGACCTTTTGGAAGGTGCTTCGCAGCGAAGGTGTGGCCCCTGACACCGATGAAGTCGAGCCTGATCTCGACCATGAGCGCGAGGGCCGGGGGGAATGTAGGGATGCCTTTATCCCCTGACGTCATTTGCAGGTTCAGTTTCGAATGAATGCGAAAGCACCCATTTCCCGTTTCTTCCGGCTTTTCTTCCGGGCTGTCTGGTGGTCTTTTGGCGTGGCCGTTTTTGCCGGCCTTGTCTTGCGTTGGTGGTCGGGCGATCATTTCTTCTTGGCCCGCTATACCGTGTACCTGATGCCCTGGCTACTCATCGGATTGTTGCCTGGAATGATCTGGGCAGGATTGATGCAACATCTTCGACTGGCGACGGTCCTCGGCCTTTCGGCGGCCATTATTCTCGGCCATCATGCTCATCTTTTCCGGTTTTCTCAGGAAACCTCTTCTCGGCCTGCCGCGGAAATCAAGGTCATCACCTTTAATACCTGGTCGAAAAATCCTTATGCAGATCGGATTGCACAGGTCGTTCAGAACCATCGGCCGGATATCCTCCTGCTGCAGGAAATCAACCCGAAGGTATTTAATGCTCTGCTAACGGATCTTCATGGGCTTTATGGCGAGGGGGACGTATACAGTGCCTATGCGCCCGCCTTGCTCCAAGCCGTGGTCAGCCGCTACCCCCTTACATCACTGGAGGTTTTCGAAGAAAAAGCGAAGGCGCAGGCAGTCAGGGTCGAGTTGCCACGGGGGAGCTTTATTGTCTTTAACGTTCATCCCCTGTGGGGCAACTGGTTGCGCAGGCACAATCAGTTGAAAGCCTTGATTGAGGAAAATGTACTTGCAGAGCCTGGTCCGATCATCCTGGGGGGAGACTTCAATACTCCGGACCAGACCGATACTTATCGATTGATTTCAAAGTATTTGAACAATGCGCATGGGAAAG
Proteins encoded in this window:
- a CDS encoding amino acid adenylation domain-containing protein, with translation MGVYLLHHLLTRSAEKHPDRTALIHGERTLTYAELDQQSGRLATLLVQTGVRPGDRVGILVKKSPESVVAIFGILKAGGVYVPLDPQAPPQRQGLVLSGCDISVLVVSSALAGQLLAMPEGGAGVKSAVLTDGSLPKETPWRTLAWEEVALAPEAPPVEISDTRPAYILHTSGSTGVPKGVTISHSNALAFVDMAADFFDVGVDDRVAGHAPFHFDLSVFDLFTAVRNGATLVLVPENLGPFPARLTQFIETSGITIWNSVASVVALMAERGNLGDRNFDALRLVLFSGDVLPVKHLRRVREMMPKTDVYNLYGQTEANSSTFYQVGEIPDDECWKIPIGRPFPNFEVFALNEKGEAVRRPGEIGELHVCSATVALVYWRDTEKTATSFVENPLRPWPGRVYRTGDLVTFDEDGNLLILGRRDRQVKSRGYRIQIDEIDLVLNSHPEVREATVVDISDEVLGSRILAFVQAGNLSGLDLLDFCSRSLPPYMLPETIHFLEEFPRTATGKVDRNVLRTMKVGM
- a CDS encoding GNAT family N-acetyltransferase; translated protein: MVRLGLIKYHQFCEHARKEGFGAALRFSFYKYEEAVPVEKSLAELKPLKKPPTDGLQLLDLGPEEFFESPIFYPLRSRRERAASYFRRGYRTVAMIRNGKVVGDLWYVSRDAARTPEIHPHVKWFGIDLGPDEVYMFDMHVVADERGEGLATYFMGSVLHHLQKRNVRKAYGYFAAHNTPALWVHRLVGFRELSRFTVRRFFLYETAKAKT
- a CDS encoding sugar transferase, with the protein product MRRPRQKPEPREGVLQKQPGKRTLDLLVTLAALSLLLPVIVVVAFLVRVRLGSPFLFRQVRPGLYEKPFKLLKFRTMSNARDEDGRLLPDGQRLTAFGRFLRRSSLDELPGLFNVLRGDMSLVGPRPLLTKYLPYYSGREKSRHTVRPGFTGWAQIHGRNFLPWDERLALDVWYVENWSLRLDLYILVMTFWKVLRSEGVAPDTDEVEPDLDHEREGRGECRDAFIP
- a CDS encoding endonuclease/exonuclease/phosphatase family protein: MNAKAPISRFFRLFFRAVWWSFGVAVFAGLVLRWWSGDHFFLARYTVYLMPWLLIGLLPGMIWAGLMQHLRLATVLGLSAAIILGHHAHLFRFSQETSSRPAAEIKVITFNTWSKNPYADRIAQVVQNHRPDILLLQEINPKVFNALLTDLHGLYGEGDVYSAYAPALLQAVVSRYPLTSLEVFEEKAKAQAVRVELPRGSFIVFNVHPLWGNWLRRHNQLKALIEENVLAEPGPIILGGDFNTPDQTDTYRLISKYLNNAHGKAGRGFGFTFPSQLSSFNRKISLLPMVRIDHIFLSSHFEILTSYIIEDSAGSDHKPVAAEVQLKSI